The Streptomyces sp. Mut1 genome window below encodes:
- a CDS encoding RNA polymerase sigma factor translates to MLGDDAGLTAAVLAAQHGDEDAFRTVYRAVQPRLLGYIRTLVGEPDAEDVASESWLQIARDLDRFSGDADRFRGWAARIARNRALDHLRMRGRRPAIGGDETELSEKPAFSDTADEAIESLATGRTMSLIAQLPQDQAEAVVLRVVVGLDAKSAAQTLGKRPGAVRTAAHRGLKRLAELLRTDSGEGRDDTGRPPAGGGLPDPGAPEGIRPPGAATGTGAPEGIRPRGGATSVGASEAGRPHGAVTDTGLPRAAAPEGGLPRGGAAGGPVVPPRRPAGPGAPSAALRNSTADAAELGAVPAQRPSRTGLVAPAGVTHSRPRTQKDM, encoded by the coding sequence GTGCTGGGGGACGACGCGGGGCTTACTGCCGCGGTGCTCGCGGCACAGCACGGGGACGAGGACGCCTTCCGTACTGTGTACCGCGCTGTGCAGCCGCGGCTGCTGGGCTACATAAGAACGCTGGTGGGGGAGCCGGACGCCGAGGACGTGGCGTCCGAGTCGTGGCTGCAGATAGCCCGGGACCTCGACCGTTTCAGTGGGGACGCCGACCGTTTCCGGGGCTGGGCGGCGCGCATAGCCCGCAACCGCGCCCTGGACCATCTCCGGATGCGCGGCAGGCGCCCCGCCATCGGCGGCGACGAGACGGAGCTGTCCGAGAAGCCGGCCTTCTCCGACACCGCGGACGAGGCGATCGAGTCCCTGGCGACCGGCCGCACCATGTCGCTCATCGCCCAGCTGCCGCAGGACCAGGCCGAGGCCGTGGTGCTGCGCGTCGTGGTCGGGCTCGACGCGAAGAGCGCGGCGCAGACGCTCGGCAAGCGGCCGGGCGCGGTCCGCACCGCGGCCCACCGCGGTCTGAAGCGGCTCGCCGAACTGCTGCGGACCGACAGCGGGGAGGGCCGGGACGACACCGGGCGCCCTCCCGCCGGAGGCGGACTGCCCGACCCCGGCGCCCCCGAAGGCATCCGCCCGCCCGGTGCGGCGACGGGCACCGGCGCGCCGGAAGGCATCCGTCCCCGCGGCGGAGCGACGAGCGTCGGCGCGTCGGAAGCCGGCCGTCCGCACGGTGCCGTGACGGACACCGGCCTCCCGCGCGCCGCGGCCCCGGAGGGCGGCCTTCCGCGCGGCGGCGCAGCCGGCGGACCGGTCGTCCCGCCCCGGCGCCCGGCCGGCCCCGGGGCCCCGTCGGCCGCCCTCCGGAACAGCACGGCGGACGCGGCGGAACTCGGCGCCGTACCCGCGCAACGCCCCTCACGCACCGGCCTGGTGGCTCCCGCCGGTGTGACGCATTCGCGTCCCCGGACGCAGAAGGACATGTGA
- a CDS encoding L,D-transpeptidase family protein, which translates to MTGTSRTGRGYAHRGVRAGGAATAAVAVLALAAVTAGCKAQAADSAQAAPSVPASSSSGSPTEDAKPGGDRTEPASPSASATKTKEPAKAPPKPSGTPSSADPQGTVLIASGAEGKQVRELQARLRQIGHFNRSPTGYYGSVTATAVQSFQGKRGLSRTGKTDTVTWQKLLGMTHTPTAAELNPPTTVPVAEPDKRCLTGRVLCISKNSRTLSWMIDGKVVSSMDVRFGSQYTPTREGTFSVYWKSRHHVSSIYHTAMPYAMFFSGGQAVHYSSDFAARGYNGASHGCVNVRDEGKIASLFSQVRNGDKVVVYK; encoded by the coding sequence ATGACAGGCACCAGCAGGACCGGGCGCGGATACGCGCACAGGGGCGTCCGGGCAGGCGGCGCGGCCACCGCCGCCGTGGCCGTCCTGGCGCTGGCGGCCGTGACCGCCGGGTGCAAGGCGCAGGCGGCCGACAGCGCGCAGGCCGCCCCGTCGGTACCGGCGAGCAGCAGTTCCGGCTCGCCCACCGAGGACGCGAAGCCGGGCGGGGACCGGACGGAGCCGGCGAGCCCGTCCGCGAGCGCCACGAAGACGAAGGAACCGGCGAAGGCGCCGCCGAAGCCCAGCGGCACGCCTTCGTCGGCCGATCCGCAGGGCACGGTGCTCATAGCGAGCGGGGCGGAGGGCAAGCAGGTGCGCGAGTTGCAGGCCCGGCTGCGTCAGATCGGGCACTTCAACCGCAGCCCCACCGGCTACTACGGGTCCGTCACGGCCACCGCCGTGCAGTCGTTCCAGGGCAAGCGCGGCCTGTCCAGGACCGGGAAGACGGACACCGTCACCTGGCAGAAGCTGCTCGGCATGACGCACACGCCGACGGCCGCCGAGCTGAACCCGCCGACCACCGTCCCGGTCGCCGAGCCGGACAAGCGGTGCCTGACGGGCCGGGTGCTCTGCATCAGCAAGAACAGCCGGACCCTGTCCTGGATGATCGACGGCAAGGTCGTCTCGTCCATGGACGTACGGTTCGGCTCGCAGTACACCCCGACCCGCGAGGGCACGTTCTCCGTGTACTGGAAGTCGCGGCACCACGTGTCGTCGATCTACCACACGGCCATGCCCTACGCGATGTTCTTCAGCGGCGGCCAGGCGGTGCACTACTCCTCGGACTTCGCGGCCCGCGGCTACAACGGCGCCTCGCACGGATGTGTCAACGTCCGGGACGAGGGGAAGATCGCGTCCCTGTTCTCCCAGGTCCGCAACGGCGACAAGGTCGTCGTCTACAAGTAG
- the leuE gene encoding leucine efflux protein LeuE: protein MLGVTDLPTYLAGLVLIVLLPGPNSLYVLSVAARRGVRTGYVAAAGVWTGDTVLMTLSALGASSLLQTTPVLFAVVKYAGAGYLTWMAIGMLRAAVSMWRERHRRVAEITGEGEDAAQVPGGMERPYRRALVVSLFNPKAILFLISFFVQFVDPGYAYPALSFLVLGTLLQIASFLYLTMLIFGGTRLSAAFRRRRRLSAGATSAAGVLFLGFAAKLSLSSV from the coding sequence ATGCTGGGTGTCACCGACCTTCCGACCTATCTCGCCGGCCTGGTGCTGATCGTTCTGCTGCCGGGGCCGAATTCGCTGTACGTGCTGTCCGTCGCCGCCCGGCGCGGGGTGCGGACCGGGTATGTGGCCGCGGCCGGGGTGTGGACCGGGGACACCGTGCTGATGACGCTGTCCGCGCTGGGCGCCTCCTCGCTGTTGCAGACGACGCCCGTGCTGTTCGCCGTCGTCAAGTACGCGGGTGCGGGGTATCTGACCTGGATGGCCATCGGGATGCTGCGGGCCGCGGTGTCGATGTGGCGCGAGCGGCACCGGAGGGTCGCCGAGATCACCGGGGAGGGCGAGGACGCGGCGCAGGTGCCCGGGGGCATGGAGCGGCCGTACCGGCGGGCGCTGGTGGTCAGCCTGTTCAACCCGAAGGCGATCCTGTTCCTGATCTCGTTCTTCGTGCAGTTCGTCGACCCCGGTTACGCCTACCCGGCGCTCTCCTTCCTGGTGTTGGGCACCCTGCTCCAGATCGCCAGCTTCCTGTACCTGACGATGCTGATATTCGGCGGCACCCGGCTGTCCGCCGCGTTCCGCCGCCGCAGGCGTCTGTCGGCGGGGGCCACGTCGGCGGCCGGGGTGCTGTTCCTCGGGTTCGCCGCGAAGCTGTCGCTCAGCAGCGTCTGA
- a CDS encoding FAD-dependent monooxygenase, whose product MELNTVKETDVLVVGAGPCGLALACDLARRGVRALVVEQAPGLFPGSRGKGVQPRTREVLDDLGVGGAVRAYGGPAPVGMAWQNGERMGEHRMFRVAPPTDAEPYGEPWMMPQWRTQEILLARLRELGGDVAFSTALTGLDQDADGVTAQLATGRVVRASCLVAADGGRSTVRRELGIAMTGETVDPAPMLVADVRIAETALDRLNWHMMNTDAGFITLCPLPGTEDFQLVAQFKEGEPDTSADGVRAVVAARTHLAAADVTEVRWASDFRPRAALADRFRDGRVFLAGDAAHVHSPAGGQGLNTSVQDAYNLGWKLGQVLRHGAPAALLDSYEQERRPVAAEMLGLSTRIHRGEQERGRATQQLGLGYREGPLSVGRAGALEAGDRAPDGPADGRRLFDVFRGPHFTLLAVGTEAELPEPGTAALRTHRLPDAYEPYGTGLFLIRPDGYIGWAGRDTAGLAEYLTPLGLGLAG is encoded by the coding sequence ATGGAACTTAACACTGTTAAGGAAACTGACGTCCTCGTCGTCGGCGCCGGCCCGTGCGGCCTCGCCCTGGCCTGCGACCTGGCCCGCAGGGGCGTCCGCGCCCTCGTCGTGGAGCAGGCGCCGGGCCTCTTCCCCGGCTCGCGCGGCAAGGGCGTCCAGCCCCGCACCCGGGAGGTCCTGGACGACCTCGGGGTGGGCGGCGCGGTCCGCGCGTACGGCGGCCCCGCACCGGTCGGGATGGCCTGGCAGAACGGCGAGCGGATGGGCGAGCACCGCATGTTCCGGGTCGCACCGCCGACGGACGCCGAGCCGTACGGGGAGCCGTGGATGATGCCGCAGTGGCGCACCCAGGAGATCCTGCTCGCCCGGCTGCGCGAACTGGGCGGCGACGTCGCGTTCTCGACCGCGCTGACCGGCCTGGACCAGGACGCCGACGGGGTCACCGCACAGCTGGCCACCGGCCGGGTGGTCCGCGCCTCCTGCCTGGTCGCGGCGGACGGCGGACGCTCCACCGTGCGCCGGGAGCTGGGCATCGCGATGACCGGGGAGACGGTGGACCCGGCGCCGATGCTGGTGGCCGACGTACGGATCGCCGAGACGGCGCTCGACCGGCTCAACTGGCACATGATGAACACCGACGCGGGGTTCATCACGCTCTGCCCGCTGCCCGGCACCGAGGACTTCCAGCTGGTCGCCCAGTTCAAGGAGGGCGAGCCCGACACCTCGGCGGACGGGGTCCGCGCGGTGGTCGCCGCCCGCACGCACCTGGCGGCGGCGGACGTCACCGAGGTGCGCTGGGCCTCCGACTTCCGCCCGCGCGCCGCCCTGGCCGACCGCTTCCGCGACGGACGGGTCTTCCTGGCCGGGGACGCCGCCCACGTCCACTCCCCCGCGGGCGGCCAGGGGCTCAACACCAGCGTGCAGGACGCGTACAACCTGGGCTGGAAGCTCGGGCAGGTGCTGCGCCACGGGGCACCCGCCGCCCTGCTCGACAGCTACGAGCAGGAGCGCCGCCCGGTCGCCGCCGAGATGCTCGGCCTGTCCACCCGTATCCACCGGGGCGAGCAGGAGCGCGGCAGGGCGACCCAGCAACTGGGCCTGGGCTACCGCGAGGGCCCGCTGTCGGTGGGCCGGGCCGGCGCGCTGGAGGCCGGCGACCGCGCGCCCGACGGACCGGCGGACGGCCGGCGGCTGTTCGACGTCTTCCGGGGCCCGCACTTCACGCTGCTGGCCGTCGGCACCGAAGCGGAACTGCCGGAGCCCGGCACGGCGGCGCTGCGGACGCACCGGCTGCCCGACGCCTACGAGCCGTACGGAACGGGCCTGTTCCTGATCCGCCCCGACGGCTACATCGGCTGGGCGGGCCGGGACACGGCCGGGCTGGCGGAATACCTCACCCCGCTGGGCCTCGGCCTCGCAGGCTGA
- a CDS encoding TetR/AcrR family transcriptional regulator C-terminal domain-containing protein, which translates to MGTTKIDRSRVADTALRLLNEVGLDGLSLRAIAKELDVKAPALYWHFKDKQALLDEMATVMYRRMLADDLPAATPDGWQDQLVAYNSGLRRALLRYRDGAKVYGGARFAGTDHADGLEAHLRTMVGAGFELWQAVRAGTTAYAYTMGFVSEEQGVRPMPGEQQREGFDVGERAERLARYPLAAAAGPEIFARYDERFEDGLRLIIAGIETRYGVR; encoded by the coding sequence GTGGGTACGACGAAGATCGACCGGTCCCGGGTGGCCGACACGGCGCTGCGGCTGCTGAACGAGGTGGGCCTCGACGGCCTCAGCCTGCGCGCCATCGCCAAGGAGCTGGACGTCAAGGCGCCCGCGCTCTACTGGCACTTCAAGGACAAGCAGGCGCTGCTCGACGAGATGGCCACGGTGATGTACCGGCGGATGCTCGCCGACGACCTCCCCGCCGCAACCCCGGATGGCTGGCAGGACCAGCTCGTCGCCTACAACAGCGGACTGCGCCGGGCGCTGCTGCGCTACCGCGACGGGGCCAAGGTCTACGGCGGCGCGCGGTTCGCCGGCACCGACCACGCCGACGGCCTCGAAGCCCATCTGCGGACCATGGTCGGCGCGGGCTTCGAGCTGTGGCAGGCGGTACGGGCGGGCACCACCGCGTACGCGTACACGATGGGCTTCGTCAGCGAGGAGCAGGGTGTCCGCCCGATGCCCGGCGAGCAGCAGCGCGAGGGCTTCGACGTCGGCGAACGCGCCGAACGGCTGGCCCGCTACCCGCTCGCCGCGGCGGCCGGCCCCGAGATCTTCGCCCGCTACGACGAACGCTTCGAGGACGGTCTCCGGCTGATCATCGCGGGCATCGAGACCCGGTACGGCGTGCGCTGA
- a CDS encoding YfhO family protein, with the protein MRTPSLLRSPRGRSAALAALLAVVTVCAGDAVARGFPFGPRTRAVNDLGNQFVPFHTHLWDLLHGRADGGLLLNWRSGYGSSFLPDLGTYLTSPFALLVGVFPRDRADLAVYVITLVKTGVAAAAMTWLLTALRRGRGREWVAVVLGASYALCGWSVIEAVYNPMWLDGLIALPLLCLAGEWARTGRRPVLGTLLVTLAWVSNFYTAYMATLGTALVLAVRLLLEDGTARERIRGLGRAVRTVLLGIGLAAPVLLPVFLGTRHAYPGLDREFAPAGWSDVAARLLPATYGFFSPALFLGTGSLLLACALAFHRGVPRAERWVWPGLVALVALSLQWGPTHLLWHAFATPNGSPFRQTFVLSGLVVIAAWTAVAHGRPDRRALLCGAGVLVLVAAGAAPSDLVSRWTYPLFAAGLVAAVCAFALVRGGRFAALAVVLLVGAQAGQAAATTAYADRQRLRQLDDYAPWGGRQRLQAEAVARADGWPRYRTDPGLEQSTANDPLTVGGQGGAYYSSHTPDVTTRTFLALGGGWTSRGRALQSLDNPVTDAVFSVGARVHMPRDPHQSWNRPDARPVTVTRQDVPPLVTVRPPGSAASGWGRSPFRNQEKLLGARVYTLPTTTLRSTGGAPATDRDAHAYEVGPGTYTLSASCPAGSRVFLWAPDLFGTALLGTAGDPLDVRGDLPARRAGVLPLGTGSGRIAVTLRAERPGTVPHDSVGCLDPDRLASAVAGLKRTGATRVTVSGSGVRASLPAGTRGVAVLAAPRIAGWSCDGRPAGSYLGLVAAPVAEGRTTVDCAFRPPGLRAGTAAGAAALAGLLAVAFAPRVVGLVRARRRRGRRGRA; encoded by the coding sequence ATGAGGACTCCGTCGCTTCTCCGATCGCCGCGCGGCCGGAGTGCCGCTCTGGCCGCCCTGCTCGCCGTCGTGACCGTCTGCGCGGGGGACGCGGTGGCCCGCGGTTTCCCGTTCGGCCCGCGCACCCGCGCCGTGAACGACCTGGGCAATCAGTTCGTCCCGTTCCACACCCATCTCTGGGACCTGCTGCACGGCCGCGCGGACGGCGGGCTGCTGCTCAACTGGCGGTCCGGCTACGGAAGCAGCTTCCTGCCGGACCTCGGGACGTACCTCACCAGCCCGTTCGCGCTGCTCGTCGGGGTGTTCCCGAGGGACCGCGCCGACCTGGCGGTCTACGTGATCACGCTGGTGAAGACGGGCGTGGCGGCTGCGGCCATGACGTGGCTGCTCACCGCGTTGCGCCGGGGGCGCGGCCGGGAGTGGGTCGCGGTCGTGCTGGGCGCCTCGTACGCGCTGTGCGGCTGGTCGGTGATCGAGGCCGTGTACAACCCGATGTGGCTGGACGGGCTGATCGCCCTTCCGCTGCTGTGCCTGGCCGGTGAGTGGGCGCGGACCGGGCGGCGGCCGGTGCTCGGCACGCTCCTGGTGACGCTCGCCTGGGTGTCGAACTTCTACACCGCGTACATGGCGACGCTCGGGACGGCGCTGGTGCTGGCGGTCCGGCTGCTGCTGGAGGACGGCACCGCGCGCGAGCGGATACGGGGGCTGGGGCGCGCGGTGCGCACGGTCCTGCTCGGCATCGGGCTCGCCGCCCCGGTCCTGCTGCCGGTCTTCCTCGGCACCCGGCACGCCTACCCGGGCCTGGACCGGGAATTCGCCCCGGCCGGCTGGTCCGATGTGGCGGCCCGGCTGCTGCCCGCCACGTACGGCTTCTTCAGCCCCGCGCTCTTCCTCGGCACCGGCTCCCTGCTGCTCGCCTGCGCGCTGGCCTTCCACCGCGGGGTGCCGCGCGCCGAGCGGTGGGTGTGGCCGGGGCTGGTGGCGCTCGTCGCCCTCTCCTTGCAGTGGGGGCCCACGCATCTGCTCTGGCACGCGTTCGCGACGCCGAACGGCAGCCCGTTCCGGCAGACGTTCGTGCTCTCGGGCCTGGTGGTGATCGCCGCCTGGACCGCTGTGGCGCACGGCCGTCCGGACCGGCGGGCGCTGCTGTGCGGGGCCGGGGTGCTGGTGCTGGTCGCCGCGGGCGCCGCGCCCAGCGATCTGGTCAGCCGCTGGACGTATCCGCTGTTCGCGGCGGGCCTGGTGGCGGCGGTCTGCGCGTTCGCGCTGGTACGCGGCGGCCGGTTCGCCGCGCTCGCGGTGGTGCTGCTGGTCGGGGCGCAGGCGGGGCAGGCCGCGGCGACCACCGCGTACGCCGACCGGCAGCGGCTGAGGCAGCTGGACGACTACGCGCCCTGGGGCGGGCGTCAGCGTCTCCAGGCGGAGGCCGTCGCCCGCGCCGACGGCTGGCCGCGCTACCGCACCGACCCGGGGCTCGAACAGAGCACGGCGAACGACCCGTTGACGGTCGGCGGTCAGGGCGGGGCGTACTACAGCAGCCACACGCCCGACGTGACGACCCGCACCTTTCTCGCGCTCGGCGGCGGCTGGACCTCGCGCGGGCGCGCCTTGCAGAGCCTGGACAATCCGGTGACCGACGCGGTGTTCTCGGTCGGCGCCCGGGTCCACATGCCCCGCGACCCGCACCAGAGCTGGAACCGCCCGGACGCCCGACCGGTGACCGTGACCCGGCAGGACGTGCCGCCGCTGGTGACCGTGCGCCCGCCGGGCTCCGCCGCGTCCGGCTGGGGCCGCTCGCCGTTCCGCAACCAGGAGAAGCTGCTCGGTGCCCGGGTCTACACGCTGCCGACGACAACGCTGCGGTCGACCGGCGGCGCGCCCGCCACGGACCGCGACGCCCACGCGTACGAGGTCGGGCCCGGCACGTACACGCTGAGCGCGAGCTGTCCGGCGGGCAGCCGGGTGTTCCTGTGGGCGCCGGACCTGTTCGGCACCGCGCTGCTGGGCACGGCCGGCGATCCGCTGGACGTCCGGGGCGACCTGCCGGCCCGGCGCGCCGGAGTGCTGCCGCTCGGCACGGGCTCGGGCCGCATCGCGGTGACCCTGCGGGCGGAGCGGCCCGGGACCGTGCCGCACGACTCCGTCGGCTGTCTGGACCCGGACCGGCTGGCCTCGGCGGTGGCCGGGCTGAAGCGGACGGGGGCGACGCGGGTGACGGTCTCCGGCAGCGGCGTGCGCGCGTCGCTCCCGGCGGGCACCCGGGGAGTCGCGGTGCTGGCCGCGCCCCGGATCGCGGGCTGGAGCTGCGACGGGCGCCCGGCGGGCTCGTACCTGGGCCTGGTCGCGGCCCCGGTGGCGGAGGGGCGGACCACGGTGGACTGCGCGTTCCGGCCGCCGGGCCTGCGGGCGGGAACGGCGGCCGGGGCGGCGGCCCTGGCGGGGCTCCTCGCGGTGGCGTTCGCACCGAGAGTGGTGGGGCTGGTGCGCGCACGGCGGCGCCGCGGCCGACGGGGGCGCGCCTGA
- a CDS encoding glycosyltransferase, which produces MTTTPAPPTPANVLTGKRRVAFASFVDENYLPGFLTLLRSLALSNPGVCEDFIVLHDGLRPASVERIRALHPRADFRRVDAAHYDTYAKGDQDNYLVRKAYFILDVFRVRDYDTVITLDTDMIVLDDLGELLRLRDGLAAVPQFFYGQHKLNSGLLVIQREYLSDAFCARIDETGRSGAYELDKHDQGILNAVLDGDFVRLDARYNYVKRRLSGDLPVPDTTAILHFTGRHKPWQGGEAGYGQAEDRWRDFDLSDADFHAAYLAAPGTKHHDLLVHYGTSHVRRTADPESARRVAAAHIAAGEYQEAADLLGSVRIPVDEAWPHEVLGHALMSVSRYEEARAQLLLATAAPNRAATAFSRLAQIAWIHGDDAAASRYAHDGLAVDPTHRANRLMRLRTQDAPAPAEGPADRQLAHVAFYMDRQGNAGDKLLPESVRLAFDRDTGPDRWHSVHAHRLFDEAALERVNARRGLVIGGGGLFIPDTAPNGNSGWQWNVPDRLLERIDVPVIVYAVGFNAFDGQAYGHGRGRFLTSLRKLVERAAFFGLRNHGSIEKVRALLPASLHDKVRFQPCPTTVTRQLVDGWKDPAEREDTVLLNAAYDRSGLRFGHDYAHFLAETASAVKALGTRAEVKCVAHSLDDERIAFDLRREHGIALPVIPMYDFGNDEIRDTYARTKLVIGMRGHAGMIPFGCGTPVISLISHPKMAYFLSDIDRPEWGISVHDRHLGARLAERAAGLLDDHPAAVADVHGRQRELWKVTEANAAELKGI; this is translated from the coding sequence ATGACGACGACCCCCGCACCGCCCACCCCCGCCAACGTCCTCACCGGCAAGCGCCGTGTCGCCTTCGCGAGCTTCGTGGACGAGAACTACCTCCCCGGCTTCCTCACCCTGCTCCGCAGCCTCGCCCTGTCCAACCCCGGGGTCTGCGAGGACTTCATCGTCCTGCACGACGGGCTGCGCCCCGCATCGGTCGAACGGATCAGGGCCCTGCACCCGCGCGCCGACTTCCGCCGGGTGGACGCCGCGCACTACGACACGTACGCCAAGGGCGACCAGGACAACTACCTGGTGCGCAAGGCCTACTTCATCCTCGACGTCTTCCGGGTGCGCGACTACGACACCGTGATCACCCTCGACACCGACATGATCGTCCTGGACGACCTGGGCGAACTGCTGAGGCTGCGCGACGGGCTCGCCGCCGTTCCGCAGTTCTTCTACGGGCAGCACAAGCTCAACAGCGGTCTGCTGGTCATCCAGCGCGAGTATCTGAGCGACGCCTTCTGCGCCAGGATCGACGAGACCGGCCGCTCCGGCGCGTACGAGCTGGACAAGCACGACCAGGGCATCCTGAACGCCGTGCTCGACGGGGACTTCGTCCGGCTCGACGCCCGCTACAACTACGTCAAGCGCCGCCTCTCCGGCGACCTCCCGGTGCCCGACACCACCGCGATCCTGCACTTCACCGGGCGCCACAAGCCCTGGCAGGGCGGCGAGGCCGGGTACGGGCAGGCCGAGGACCGCTGGCGCGACTTCGACCTCAGCGACGCCGACTTCCACGCCGCCTACCTCGCCGCGCCCGGTACCAAACACCACGACCTGCTGGTGCACTACGGCACCTCGCACGTCCGCCGCACCGCCGACCCCGAGAGCGCCCGCCGGGTCGCCGCCGCCCACATCGCGGCCGGCGAGTACCAGGAGGCGGCCGACCTGCTGGGCTCCGTCCGCATCCCCGTGGACGAGGCGTGGCCGCACGAGGTCCTGGGCCACGCGCTGATGAGCGTCTCGCGCTACGAGGAGGCCCGCGCCCAGCTCCTGCTCGCCACCGCCGCCCCCAACCGGGCCGCCACCGCCTTCTCGCGCCTCGCCCAGATCGCCTGGATCCACGGCGACGACGCGGCCGCGTCCCGGTACGCACACGACGGACTCGCCGTCGACCCGACCCACCGGGCGAACCGGCTGATGCGGCTGCGCACCCAGGACGCCCCCGCGCCCGCCGAGGGCCCGGCGGACCGGCAGCTCGCCCATGTCGCCTTTTACATGGACCGGCAGGGCAACGCCGGCGACAAGCTCCTCCCGGAGAGCGTCCGGCTGGCCTTCGACCGCGACACCGGGCCGGACCGCTGGCACTCCGTCCACGCCCACCGGCTGTTCGACGAGGCGGCGCTCGAACGCGTCAACGCCCGCCGAGGGCTCGTCATCGGCGGCGGCGGCCTGTTCATCCCGGACACCGCGCCCAACGGCAACAGCGGCTGGCAGTGGAACGTGCCCGACCGGCTGCTGGAGCGGATCGACGTGCCGGTCATCGTCTACGCGGTCGGCTTCAACGCCTTCGACGGCCAGGCGTACGGCCACGGACGCGGCAGGTTCCTGACCTCGCTGCGCAAGCTCGTGGAGCGCGCCGCGTTCTTCGGTCTGCGCAACCACGGCTCGATCGAGAAGGTCCGGGCGCTGCTGCCCGCGTCCCTGCACGACAAGGTCCGCTTCCAGCCCTGCCCGACCACCGTCACCCGGCAACTGGTGGACGGCTGGAAGGACCCGGCCGAACGCGAGGACACCGTCCTGCTCAACGCCGCGTACGACCGCTCGGGGCTCCGCTTCGGCCACGACTACGCGCACTTCCTGGCCGAGACGGCGAGCGCGGTGAAGGCGCTCGGCACCCGCGCCGAGGTCAAGTGCGTCGCCCACTCGCTGGACGACGAGCGGATCGCGTTCGACCTGCGGCGCGAGCACGGCATCGCGCTGCCCGTCATCCCGATGTACGACTTCGGCAACGACGAGATCCGGGACACCTACGCACGGACCAAGCTGGTCATCGGGATGCGCGGCCACGCGGGCATGATCCCGTTCGGCTGCGGGACCCCGGTCATCAGCCTGATCTCGCACCCCAAGATGGCGTACTTCCTGTCCGACATCGACCGGCCCGAGTGGGGCATCTCCGTCCACGACCGCCACCTCGGGGCACGGCTCGCGGAGCGGGCGGCCGGGCTCCTGGACGACCACCCGGCAGCCGTCGCCGACGTGCACGGGCGCCAGCGGGAACTGTGGAAGGTCACCGAGGCCAACGCGGCCGAGCTGAAGGGGATCTGA
- a CDS encoding polysialyltransferase family glycosyltransferase, giving the protein MSSSRSRTTQVFLASTLYGTATLAAALDAGLFPDADRRILLVANNAPVPETAPSLDEMPGFDALRTRFDEVVSWNATIAPHHPGVWSPRPDDVPLWERHLRLAWGLGDDDVELAVESIQVDPAMALCRIFTGVPVDVYADGLMSYGPTRNRIDPLVGTRVGRLLHLDLVPGLRPLLLTEFGVGARTVPTDAFLKVLGELDDAAGAAALPAVESPALLLGQYLSALGLIGAAEEEELHLRMMRGAVARGHSRLVFKPHPTAPAQWSRAMEEEADRLGAELTVLDGGLLTAPVLAEVLYRRMRPALVVGCFSTALLTASAFYGLPVARVGTRTLLERLTPFENSNRVPVTLVDALVPDLEEGAGPALVPAVAPEGLNDLVRAVGFAMQPKIYPQLRPVAERYLAARTAATGRYFKRRRLTSLGLPGGVPEQFAFLPRSAAVRRVARRARALRRMALR; this is encoded by the coding sequence GTGAGCAGCAGCCGGAGCCGTACGACGCAGGTCTTCCTCGCCTCCACCCTCTACGGCACGGCGACGCTGGCCGCCGCCCTGGACGCGGGCCTCTTCCCCGACGCGGACCGTCGCATCCTCCTCGTCGCGAACAACGCGCCGGTCCCGGAGACGGCCCCCTCCCTCGACGAGATGCCGGGATTCGACGCCCTGCGCACACGTTTCGACGAGGTCGTGTCGTGGAACGCGACGATCGCCCCGCACCACCCGGGCGTCTGGTCGCCGCGCCCGGACGACGTGCCGCTGTGGGAGCGGCACCTGCGGCTGGCGTGGGGGCTCGGTGACGACGACGTCGAGCTGGCCGTGGAGTCGATCCAGGTCGACCCGGCCATGGCGCTGTGCCGGATCTTCACCGGGGTGCCGGTCGATGTGTACGCGGACGGGCTGATGAGCTACGGCCCGACGAGGAACCGGATCGACCCGCTGGTCGGGACCCGGGTGGGGCGGCTGCTCCACCTCGATCTGGTTCCGGGGCTGCGGCCCCTGCTGCTCACGGAGTTCGGGGTGGGGGCGAGGACCGTGCCGACGGACGCCTTCCTGAAGGTGCTCGGGGAGCTGGACGACGCGGCCGGCGCGGCGGCGCTGCCGGCCGTCGAGTCGCCGGCGCTGCTGCTGGGCCAGTACCTCTCCGCGCTCGGGCTGATCGGGGCGGCCGAGGAGGAGGAGCTGCATCTGCGGATGATGCGGGGCGCGGTCGCGCGCGGCCACAGCCGGCTGGTGTTCAAGCCGCATCCGACGGCCCCGGCGCAGTGGTCGCGGGCGATGGAGGAGGAGGCGGACCGGCTCGGCGCGGAACTGACCGTGCTGGACGGGGGCCTGCTCACGGCGCCGGTACTGGCGGAGGTGCTGTACCGGCGGATGCGGCCGGCCCTGGTGGTCGGCTGCTTCTCGACCGCTCTGCTGACGGCGTCGGCGTTCTACGGGCTGCCGGTGGCGCGGGTCGGTACCCGGACGCTGCTGGAGCGGCTGACGCCGTTCGAGAACAGCAACCGGGTGCCGGTGACGCTGGTGGACGCGCTGGTGCCGGACCTGGAGGAGGGTGCCGGGCCCGCGCTCGTCCCGGCGGTGGCGCCGGAGGGGCTGAACGACCTGGTGAGGGCGGTCGGGTTCGCCATGCAGCCGAAGATCTACCCGCAGCTGCGGCCGGTCGCCGAGCGGTATCTCGCCGCCCGGACGGCCGCGACCGGGCGCTACTTCAAGCGCAGGCGGCTGACGTCCCTGGGGCTGCCGGGCGGGGTGCCCGAGCAGTTCGCGTTCCTGCCGCGCAGCGCGGCGGTGCGGCGGGTGGCCCGGCGGGCGCGGGCGCTGCGGCGGATGGCGCTGCGGTAG